From Methylomonas sp. EFPC3, a single genomic window includes:
- a CDS encoding HDOD domain-containing protein: MIVSSPSTLTITDLLRGDLQLASPPNVYFQLKKVVEDPTKTAKDAAFVIENDAALAAKLLKIVNSAFYGFPAQIGSIAKAITLIGTRELQNLVLGAVVVERFSDLPGQVFTIHDFWARNLRCALIARELDLQFGKHYTDVAFICGLLHNLGQLVFYRRIPVLAREVDLLLQSQAHLEVDDDVHIEQNVIGFDHFQVGAQLCQLWNLPEAIVESIRLHCFPDTIGPFSDLAAMVRLANCLSRIENPYDAFAVSALNLSPEQISFVLDKISDEFEVIFKLFYPSR, encoded by the coding sequence ATGATAGTATCCTCACCATCCACGTTAACCATTACCGATCTGTTGCGGGGCGATCTTCAACTCGCTTCGCCGCCGAATGTTTATTTTCAGCTCAAGAAGGTGGTGGAGGATCCGACCAAGACCGCGAAGGACGCGGCGTTTGTGATCGAAAACGACGCGGCACTGGCCGCCAAGTTGTTGAAGATCGTGAATAGCGCGTTTTACGGTTTTCCGGCTCAGATCGGTTCGATCGCCAAGGCGATCACGCTGATCGGTACCCGCGAGCTGCAGAACCTGGTGCTGGGGGCGGTCGTCGTCGAGCGCTTTTCCGACTTGCCCGGCCAAGTTTTCACCATCCACGATTTTTGGGCGCGTAATCTGCGTTGCGCGCTGATTGCCAGGGAGCTGGATCTGCAATTCGGCAAGCACTATACGGATGTTGCCTTCATCTGCGGTTTGCTCCATAACCTGGGGCAGTTGGTGTTCTACCGCCGGATTCCGGTTTTGGCTCGCGAAGTGGATTTATTACTACAATCCCAGGCGCATCTGGAGGTTGACGACGACGTACACATCGAACAAAACGTGATCGGTTTCGACCACTTTCAGGTCGGTGCACAACTATGCCAGCTGTGGAATTTGCCGGAAGCCATCGTCGAAAGCATCCGCTTGCATTGTTTTCCCGATACGATCGGTCCGTTTTCGGATTTGGCGGCGATGGTCCGCTTGGCCAATTGTCTGAGCCGGATCGAAAATCCCTATGATGCTTTCGCGGTCAGCGCGCTCAATCTGTCCCCGGAACAAATCAGTTTCGTGCTGGATAAGATCAGCGACGAATTCGAAGTCATCTTTAAGCTGTTTTACCCCTCCCGCTAA
- the prfA gene encoding peptide chain release factor 1, whose translation MKPSIQTKLENLGERFEEITALLTQPEVQSNQNQFRSLSQEYAQLEPIVACYRQYQDNATDLESAREMAKDSDPELREMAKEEIAAADSRREALEQELQILLLPKDPNDNHNVFLEVRAGTGGDEAAIFSGDLARMYQRYAERQGWNVEIINENRGEHGGYKEIIMRVAGQNVYSQLKFESGTHRVQRVPETESQGRVHTSACTVAIMPEVDSVDEIEINPADLRIDTYRASGAGGQHVNRTDSAIRITHIPTGVVVECQDERSQHKNRARAMSVLQARLLAAEQEKIHAEQSESRKLQVGSGDRSERIRTYNYPQGRLTDHRINLTLYKLEDIMEGALDQVIQPLIHEHQAELLTQLGNA comes from the coding sequence ATGAAACCCTCGATACAAACCAAGCTGGAAAACCTCGGCGAGCGCTTCGAAGAAATTACCGCGCTGCTCACCCAACCGGAAGTGCAAAGCAACCAAAACCAATTTCGCAGCCTTAGCCAGGAATACGCTCAGCTGGAACCGATCGTCGCCTGCTACAGACAATATCAAGATAACGCAACCGATTTGGAATCGGCCAGGGAAATGGCCAAGGACAGCGATCCGGAGCTACGCGAGATGGCGAAGGAAGAAATCGCCGCGGCAGACAGCCGGCGCGAGGCCTTGGAACAAGAACTACAAATCCTGTTGCTACCAAAAGACCCCAACGATAATCACAACGTCTTTTTGGAGGTCCGGGCCGGCACCGGCGGCGACGAAGCGGCGATTTTCTCCGGCGATCTGGCGCGGATGTACCAACGCTACGCCGAGCGTCAGGGCTGGAATGTGGAAATCATCAACGAAAACCGCGGCGAACACGGCGGTTATAAAGAGATCATCATGCGCGTGGCCGGCCAGAACGTATATTCGCAATTGAAGTTCGAATCCGGCACCCATCGCGTGCAGCGGGTACCGGAAACCGAATCGCAAGGCCGGGTGCATACCTCGGCCTGCACCGTGGCGATCATGCCCGAAGTCGACAGCGTCGACGAAATCGAGATCAACCCGGCCGATTTGCGCATTGACACCTACCGCGCTTCCGGCGCCGGCGGCCAGCACGTCAACCGTACCGACTCGGCCATCCGCATCACCCACATCCCAACCGGCGTGGTGGTGGAATGCCAGGACGAACGTTCGCAGCACAAAAACCGGGCCAGAGCGATGTCGGTATTGCAGGCGCGCTTATTGGCCGCCGAACAGGAAAAAATCCACGCCGAACAGTCGGAAAGCCGGAAATTGCAGGTCGGCAGCGGCGACCGCTCTGAGCGTATCCGCACTTACAATTACCCGCAAGGCCGGCTGACCGACCACCGCATCAACCTGACCCTGTACAAACTGGAAGACATCATGGAAGGAGCGCTGGACCAAGTCATCCAACCGCTAATCCACGAACACCAAGCAGAATTGCTGACCCAGCTAGGCAATGCTTGA
- a CDS encoding EAL domain-containing protein → MFASDALKEKLIVVAEHDEISALKIVSTLKAKGFTNISQAGSGEQIYQLLRPHSSTPEAIGLIVLNTALPLCQVHEMCRNLSSTAAASVIPVVLLDNENFDCPSDHCSIEPETDCLTYRIHTPVNTQELLLAVKFLLSLKQERQLRQRQEEQLINELAAKNVIDAKLKFLVAHDELTGLFNRSSFERQLRLILNRSNKTQKDGALLFIDVDRFSLINELEGFEVGDRLLVELAILVRKLTPPASLFARIGADEFCLFVENKTKKQAQILAETIKNTVDNFRFFTGEVCYSASVSIGIATLDNSVSAFHPGEMILHARQACNFAKNTGRDKVCVYNSEDVTVKERRRDIYWVPLIRRALRDNNLFLVFQPVVQLTDGNISHYEVLLRMRGEGDEIITPDQFIPVAERTGLIHAIDLWVVENAIDFLAALPSYMSYVSLAINLSSTAFQYPDLLSTISDKLEMTWIDAGRLTFEITETAAVDNFDKTRHMINKIRSLGCKFALDDFGAGFCSFNYLKTFPVDYVKIDGQFIRNLLENETDQILVKSMVEIASKLGKKTIAEFVESTGTALKLKEIGVNFGQGYAFGKPDRNLIDSQVSNAILFAAPKSTTTIN, encoded by the coding sequence ATGTTTGCCAGTGACGCGCTCAAAGAAAAACTCATCGTCGTAGCGGAACACGACGAAATCTCGGCGTTGAAAATCGTTTCCACGCTTAAGGCCAAAGGCTTTACCAATATCAGCCAAGCCGGCAGCGGCGAGCAAATTTACCAACTACTGCGCCCGCACAGCAGCACCCCGGAAGCCATCGGCCTGATCGTCTTGAATACGGCTTTGCCTCTGTGCCAAGTCCACGAAATGTGCCGCAACCTTTCGAGCACCGCGGCGGCTTCGGTGATTCCCGTGGTCTTGCTGGACAACGAAAACTTCGATTGCCCCTCCGATCACTGTTCGATCGAACCGGAAACCGATTGCCTCACTTATAGAATCCACACCCCGGTCAATACTCAGGAGTTGTTGCTGGCGGTGAAATTTCTGCTGAGTCTGAAACAAGAACGCCAACTTCGTCAGCGCCAGGAAGAGCAATTGATTAACGAGTTGGCGGCAAAAAACGTCATCGACGCCAAACTCAAGTTTCTGGTAGCGCACGACGAACTGACCGGCTTGTTCAATCGCAGCAGCTTCGAACGCCAGTTGCGGCTGATTTTGAATCGCAGCAACAAAACCCAAAAAGACGGTGCGTTGTTGTTCATCGACGTTGACCGCTTCAGCCTTATCAACGAGTTGGAAGGTTTCGAAGTCGGCGACCGTCTGCTGGTGGAGCTGGCCATTCTAGTCCGCAAACTAACCCCCCCGGCCAGCCTGTTCGCCCGCATCGGTGCCGACGAGTTTTGTCTGTTCGTCGAGAACAAGACCAAAAAACAGGCGCAGATACTGGCCGAAACCATCAAAAATACGGTCGACAATTTCCGTTTTTTCACCGGCGAGGTTTGCTACAGCGCCTCGGTTTCGATCGGTATTGCCACGCTGGACAACTCGGTATCGGCCTTTCATCCGGGGGAAATGATCCTGCATGCACGCCAGGCCTGCAATTTCGCGAAAAACACGGGCCGCGACAAGGTCTGCGTGTATAACAGCGAAGACGTTACCGTCAAGGAAAGGCGACGCGACATCTATTGGGTGCCGTTAATCCGTAGGGCATTGCGCGACAACAATTTGTTTCTGGTCTTCCAGCCCGTGGTGCAGTTGACCGACGGCAATATTTCCCATTACGAAGTTTTGCTCAGAATGCGCGGCGAGGGCGACGAAATCATCACCCCGGACCAATTCATTCCGGTCGCTGAGCGCACCGGTTTAATCCATGCAATCGACTTGTGGGTGGTGGAAAACGCGATCGATTTTCTGGCGGCGTTGCCGTCGTATATGTCATACGTGTCGCTGGCCATTAACCTGTCGAGTACCGCTTTTCAATACCCGGATTTGTTGTCTACGATCAGCGACAAGCTGGAAATGACCTGGATCGATGCCGGCCGCCTGACCTTCGAAATTACCGAAACCGCCGCCGTCGACAACTTCGACAAGACCCGGCACATGATCAACAAAATCCGCTCCTTGGGCTGTAAATTCGCGCTCGACGACTTCGGCGCCGGATTTTGTTCCTTCAATTACCTGAAAACCTTTCCGGTCGATTACGTAAAAATCGACGGCCAATTTATTAGAAACCTGCTGGAAAACGAAACCGACCAGATTCTGGTGAAATCGATGGTAGAAATCGCTTCCAAACTGGGCAAGAAAACCATTGCCGAATTTGTCGAATCCACCGGTACCGCACTCAAGTTAAAAGAAATCGGCGTTAATTTCGGCCAGGGTTACGCTTTCGGGAAACCCGACCGCAATTTAATCGATAGCCAGGTTTCCAATGCAATATTGTTCGCTGCCCCGAAGTCGACGACCACGATCAATTAG
- a CDS encoding porin, which yields MKLSKLSLAIVAVMGAGSFAEAIALDLYVDEKTKQIFAEPGPGRTKLGSFEKVEDSAKQKADLTAIQTDLELKTNELKAIEEHIVAQREDKAKNDEKWFNKINMRGYTQMRYNQPLSGDRVAGEPELKSVGDGSIGNNSNFSLRRVRLVFSGDINEYISLYLQPDFATTNGDLHFAQLRDAYADLAFDKAHEYRIRAGQSKVPFGWENLQSSQNRIALDRDDALNSAVPSERDLGLFAYWSPSDVQKLWKDLTKKGLKTSGDYGVLGVGVYNGQGINKAEANDGMYLVAHSTYPFDLGFLGSAMRGQVLEVGADALSGRFNRSTAAYTSRFGSGTPTARDNSEDRVGVHAVLFPQPFGLQAEWNWGAGSTLDPVTNVIDRKHLEGGYVQAMYKIDEVFGTKGTMFPYVKWQTYDGAWKGVTNAPRVSVDEVEAGVEYQINKALELTVAYSTMSRTQIQTQTTAAGFLQQASGDMIRTQLQFNY from the coding sequence ATGAAACTTTCCAAGCTCAGTTTGGCCATTGTGGCAGTGATGGGTGCCGGCAGCTTCGCCGAAGCCATCGCATTGGACCTATACGTCGACGAAAAAACCAAGCAGATTTTTGCCGAACCCGGCCCTGGACGGACCAAATTGGGGTCGTTCGAGAAAGTCGAAGACAGCGCCAAACAAAAAGCCGACTTGACCGCGATTCAGACCGACCTGGAATTGAAAACCAACGAGTTGAAAGCCATCGAAGAACATATCGTGGCGCAGCGCGAGGATAAGGCCAAGAACGACGAAAAGTGGTTCAACAAGATCAATATGCGCGGTTATACCCAAATGCGTTATAACCAACCGCTGAGTGGGGACCGTGTCGCCGGCGAGCCGGAACTGAAATCGGTCGGTGACGGTTCAATCGGTAACAACAGCAACTTCTCATTGCGCCGGGTGCGTTTGGTCTTCTCCGGTGATATCAACGAATACATCTCGTTATATCTGCAACCGGACTTCGCTACCACCAACGGCGATTTGCACTTTGCCCAGTTACGCGATGCCTATGCCGACTTGGCGTTCGACAAAGCTCATGAATACCGGATTCGTGCCGGCCAATCCAAAGTGCCGTTCGGTTGGGAAAACTTGCAGTCATCGCAAAACCGGATTGCGCTCGATCGCGACGATGCTCTGAACAGCGCGGTGCCTAGCGAACGAGATTTGGGCTTGTTCGCTTACTGGAGCCCGTCCGACGTGCAGAAACTATGGAAAGATCTAACCAAGAAAGGCTTGAAGACGTCGGGTGATTACGGTGTTTTGGGTGTCGGTGTATATAACGGTCAAGGTATCAACAAGGCCGAAGCCAACGATGGCATGTATCTGGTCGCCCACTCCACATACCCGTTCGACTTGGGATTTCTCGGTAGTGCAATGCGGGGCCAAGTCTTGGAGGTTGGTGCGGACGCGTTGTCGGGTCGGTTTAACCGATCCACTGCGGCGTATACCAGCCGCTTCGGTTCCGGTACTCCGACCGCACGGGATAATAGTGAAGATCGGGTAGGCGTCCATGCTGTCTTATTCCCGCAACCATTTGGCTTGCAAGCGGAATGGAACTGGGGGGCTGGCTCCACGCTAGACCCGGTGACCAATGTCATAGATCGCAAGCATTTGGAAGGCGGTTATGTGCAGGCAATGTACAAAATCGACGAAGTATTCGGCACCAAAGGCACAATGTTTCCTTATGTGAAATGGCAGACCTACGACGGCGCGTGGAAAGGCGTTACCAATGCCCCAAGAGTGTCGGTTGATGAAGTCGAGGCAGGTGTCGAGTATCAAATCAATAAGGCGTTGGAGCTGACTGTGGCTTACTCGACCATGAGCCGCACCCAAATCCAGACTCAAACAACCGCAGCCGGATTCTTGCAACAAGCCAGTGGCGACATGATTCGTACCCAGTTGCAGTTCAACTACTAA
- a CDS encoding sigma-54 dependent transcriptional regulator — MPDTLLIIEDEALLGSELARFFRKKNWEVTVSENLQQAERHLLSQTTDPLVVLSDMNLPDGNALDLLERIKDKIGSSEWVFLTGYGGVADSVRAVRLGAYDFVEKPCELERLNLLVEGAARSARAQRQVQQQAMARNSKHTVDALVGSSQAATLLRTMISQVAKTPFSSLIISGETGTGKGLIARILHASGNRANAPLVEVNCAALPRELLESELFGYEAGAFTGAKKRHRGLFEQAHTGTLFLDEIGEMDLDLQTKLLKAVEDLRIRRLGGEAEIAIDVQIIAATNLNLLQKVELGLFRSDLYHRLNVMSLRVPALRERKQDLDELVPFFIAESNRKSAKNVSKISKQAWALLKAYDWPGNVRELRNVIERCVLLASDENFPEHWLQLPNAPSSPTVQQNENGIFLPLDGSLSLHDMEKYLIQEVLNRTDENVTAAARMLGTTRETLRYRVQKYNLKCKGS, encoded by the coding sequence ATGCCGGATACGCTATTAATCATTGAAGATGAAGCTCTGCTCGGTTCCGAGCTGGCGCGTTTCTTTCGGAAAAAAAATTGGGAAGTTACGGTTAGCGAGAATCTGCAGCAAGCCGAGCGGCATTTGCTGAGCCAGACTACTGACCCGTTGGTGGTGTTGTCCGACATGAACTTGCCGGACGGCAATGCCCTGGATTTGTTGGAAAGAATCAAGGACAAGATCGGCAGCAGCGAATGGGTGTTTTTGACCGGTTACGGCGGAGTGGCCGATTCGGTGCGGGCGGTGCGGCTGGGGGCTTACGATTTCGTCGAAAAGCCTTGCGAACTGGAGCGCTTGAACCTGTTGGTCGAAGGAGCGGCGCGCAGTGCTCGAGCCCAGCGCCAAGTGCAGCAGCAAGCCATGGCCCGCAACAGCAAGCATACGGTGGACGCCCTGGTCGGCAGTAGTCAGGCCGCCACTTTGCTGCGGACTATGATTTCGCAAGTGGCGAAAACGCCGTTTTCCAGCTTGATCATTTCCGGCGAAACCGGCACCGGCAAAGGTTTGATCGCACGCATACTGCATGCGTCCGGCAACCGGGCTAATGCGCCGCTGGTCGAAGTCAACTGTGCCGCGCTGCCGCGCGAGTTGCTGGAATCGGAATTATTCGGTTACGAAGCCGGCGCTTTTACCGGCGCCAAAAAGCGCCATCGCGGCTTGTTCGAGCAAGCCCACACCGGCACGCTGTTCCTCGACGAAATCGGCGAGATGGATCTGGATTTGCAGACCAAGTTGCTGAAGGCGGTGGAAGACCTCCGGATTCGGCGGTTGGGCGGCGAGGCCGAAATTGCGATAGACGTGCAAATCATCGCTGCCACCAATCTGAATTTGCTGCAAAAAGTCGAGCTGGGCTTATTCCGCAGCGATTTGTACCACCGCCTGAACGTGATGAGCTTGCGGGTGCCGGCGTTACGCGAGCGCAAGCAGGATTTGGACGAGCTGGTGCCGTTTTTTATCGCCGAGAGCAACCGCAAGTCGGCGAAGAATGTCAGCAAAATTTCCAAACAGGCCTGGGCTTTGTTGAAGGCTTACGATTGGCCCGGCAACGTGCGCGAACTGCGGAATGTGATCGAGCGTTGCGTATTGCTCGCGAGCGACGAAAATTTTCCGGAGCATTGGCTGCAACTGCCGAATGCGCCGAGTAGCCCGACCGTGCAGCAAAACGAAAACGGTATTTTCCTGCCGTTGGACGGCAGCCTGAGCCTGCACGATATGGAGAAATACTTGATCCAGGAAGTATTGAACCGCACCGACGAAAACGTCACCGCCGCGGCGCGGATGCTGGGCACCACCCGCGAGACTTTGCGTTACCGGGTACAGAAATATAACTTGAAGTGCAAGGGCTCCTAG
- a CDS encoding M67 family metallopeptidase has translation MTNTLEISLPRKLTNQLLHLAQLSPEAEVCGLIGADASGKPVACYPVNNSAADPKRRFLLDAAEQIAAMKQMRENGESLFAIYHSHPDAPATPSATDIAEAAYPNALNLIISLNTKGVLEMRGFKIDGNSVTEAVLNLIEA, from the coding sequence ATGACCAATACTTTAGAAATCAGCCTGCCGCGCAAATTAACCAACCAACTTTTGCATCTGGCGCAACTGTCCCCGGAAGCGGAAGTCTGCGGCTTGATCGGCGCCGATGCCAGCGGCAAACCGGTCGCTTGCTATCCGGTCAATAACAGCGCCGCCGACCCGAAACGCCGGTTTTTACTGGATGCCGCCGAACAAATCGCGGCGATGAAACAAATGCGGGAAAACGGCGAAAGCCTGTTTGCGATTTACCACTCGCATCCGGACGCGCCGGCCACGCCCTCGGCCACCGACATTGCCGAAGCGGCTTATCCGAATGCGCTGAATCTGATTATTTCCTTGAATACCAAAGGCGTATTGGAAATGCGCGGTTTCAAAATCGACGGCAATAGTGTCACCGAAGCCGTGTTGAATCTGATCGAAGCCTAG
- a CDS encoding HAMP domain-containing sensor histidine kinase: MYPTMRRLLFRPVIFVSFVLGLLVIAELLAIGRLTWVNDQRIHIIERDIGRGHHLEDTLFELLQLQLTLSTNQSASEAEKSQLADIQEQLIGGLNDYDSAIPANLQQLQEVFGKAVQGDQANLVTALQLIKQVLDRQAQEEERLLINIEDDGELEMQLAILLPLLLLWIVGYFFRTNVLEPLDCLKELLSGLAEGEMKPIKRSTSDPLLHALFDRYNHLVSRLVELEREHLEHTELLEYRVRQTSHALLERSQQLAKAERLAALAELAASTAHELRNPLASIQLAMENMLEECRDSDLAERLQMVYREVQRLTRNLNDLLASARSNGETSQRVAVQPLLEELLTLLKYQARENVSFNCRVAEELYVFLPESEFRQAVLNLLLNAVQAIGASNGEVNVNADILDGKLELTVVDSGPGFSADFLRHGIRPFVSLKDGGSGLGLAMVRRFVKDHQGGMRLQNDEQGHACVTLTFPLAA; this comes from the coding sequence ATGTACCCCACCATGCGCCGCTTGCTGTTTCGGCCGGTTATTTTTGTCAGCTTCGTTCTCGGTTTGCTGGTGATTGCGGAATTGCTGGCGATCGGCCGCCTGACCTGGGTCAACGATCAGCGGATTCACATCATCGAACGCGACATCGGCCGCGGCCATCATTTGGAAGATACTCTGTTCGAACTGCTGCAACTGCAATTGACGCTGTCGACCAATCAGAGCGCTTCCGAGGCCGAGAAAAGTCAGTTAGCCGATATTCAGGAGCAATTGATCGGCGGGTTGAACGATTACGACAGTGCGATACCGGCCAATCTACAGCAACTGCAGGAAGTGTTCGGCAAGGCGGTGCAGGGCGACCAGGCTAATTTGGTCACCGCGTTGCAGTTGATTAAACAGGTCCTGGACCGGCAGGCTCAGGAAGAAGAGCGCTTGTTGATCAATATTGAAGACGACGGCGAATTGGAAATGCAGTTGGCAATTTTGTTGCCGCTGTTGTTGTTGTGGATCGTCGGCTACTTCTTTCGAACCAATGTGTTGGAACCGCTGGACTGCTTGAAAGAACTGTTGTCCGGCCTGGCCGAGGGCGAGATGAAACCGATCAAGCGCAGCACCTCGGATCCGTTGCTGCACGCCTTGTTCGATCGCTACAACCATTTGGTTTCGCGTCTGGTCGAGTTGGAACGCGAACATCTGGAGCACACCGAATTGCTCGAATACCGGGTCCGGCAAACCAGTCACGCCTTGCTGGAGCGCAGCCAGCAGTTGGCCAAGGCTGAGCGTTTGGCCGCACTGGCTGAATTGGCGGCCAGCACCGCCCATGAACTGCGCAATCCGCTGGCCAGTATCCAATTGGCGATGGAGAACATGTTGGAAGAATGCCGAGACAGTGATCTGGCGGAACGGTTGCAGATGGTATACCGCGAAGTGCAACGCCTGACCCGCAATTTGAACGATCTATTGGCCTCTGCCCGCAGTAACGGTGAGACATCGCAACGTGTCGCCGTGCAGCCGTTGTTGGAAGAATTGTTGACCTTGCTGAAATATCAGGCGCGGGAAAACGTGAGCTTCAACTGTCGGGTGGCCGAAGAACTGTATGTGTTTTTGCCGGAGAGCGAGTTCCGTCAGGCGGTGTTGAACTTGCTGTTGAACGCGGTCCAGGCTATCGGGGCTAGCAATGGCGAAGTCAATGTCAACGCCGACATCCTTGACGGTAAATTGGAGCTTACCGTGGTCGATTCCGGACCGGGTTTCAGCGCCGACTTTTTACGCCACGGCATTCGGCCTTTCGTCAGTCTGAAAGACGGCGGCAGCGGTTTGGGGCTGGCGATGGTAAGACGTTTCGTCAAAGACCATCAGGGGGGGATGCGTTTACAAAACGACGAACAGGGCCACGCTTGCGTGACCTTGACTTTCCCGCTCGCTGCCTGA
- a CDS encoding cation diffusion facilitator family transporter: MANAPKSLAAYGWLSIAAAVSTIGLKSYAYWLTGSVGLLSDALESVINLVAAVIMVAVLSISARPPDDTHAYGHEKIEYFSSGAEGVMILLAAFSIGFSAWERLWHPQALQQLDLGIAVSVFASLINLAVARVLIGVGRKRQSITLEADGKHLMTDVWTTVGILVGIALISVGNRFEVSLNLAQSLGMNGWEILDPLLAIGVAFHIVWAGLQLIRRTVSGLLDAALPADEVKAIIAVLEQYVASHAIAYHALRTRYAGARRFMSVHVLVPGQWSVQQGHDLLEDIERQIMDNLDNIDIDTHLEPIEDLASWEHN; encoded by the coding sequence ATGGCTAACGCACCGAAATCTCTCGCCGCCTACGGTTGGCTCTCCATCGCCGCAGCCGTGTCTACCATCGGCCTGAAAAGCTACGCCTATTGGCTGACCGGTTCGGTGGGCTTACTGTCCGACGCGCTGGAATCTGTAATCAATTTGGTGGCGGCGGTGATTATGGTCGCGGTGTTGAGTATTTCCGCGCGGCCGCCGGACGATACCCACGCCTACGGCCATGAGAAAATCGAGTACTTTTCCAGCGGTGCCGAGGGCGTGATGATTCTGTTGGCGGCGTTCAGTATCGGTTTTTCTGCTTGGGAGCGTTTATGGCACCCGCAGGCTTTGCAACAACTGGATTTGGGTATCGCGGTCTCGGTGTTTGCTTCGCTGATCAATCTGGCGGTAGCGCGGGTACTGATCGGTGTCGGGCGGAAGCGGCAGTCGATCACCCTGGAAGCCGACGGCAAGCATTTGATGACCGACGTCTGGACCACGGTCGGCATCCTGGTCGGTATTGCTTTGATCTCGGTGGGTAACCGCTTCGAAGTCAGTTTGAATCTGGCGCAAAGTTTGGGTATGAACGGCTGGGAAATTTTGGATCCGTTGCTGGCGATCGGCGTCGCCTTCCATATCGTCTGGGCCGGATTGCAGTTGATCCGGCGTACCGTTTCCGGATTGCTCGATGCGGCGTTGCCCGCAGACGAAGTGAAAGCCATCATCGCGGTGTTGGAACAATATGTTGCCAGCCATGCCATCGCTTATCACGCCTTGCGTACCCGTTACGCCGGCGCCCGCCGCTTCATGTCGGTACATGTACTGGTGCCCGGCCAATGGAGCGTGCAGCAGGGTCACGATTTGCTGGAGGATATCGAGCGGCAAATCATGGACAATTTGGACAATATCGATATCGATACTCACCTGGAACCCATCGAAGACCTTGCCTCCTGGGAGCATAATTAA
- the prmC gene encoding peptide chain release factor N(5)-glutamine methyltransferase, which yields MLDGDRVRPETIAELLASAVAALADSSETAQLDAEVLLCHCLDKPRAFLRAWPERSPDAEQASEFRRLLEQRRQGVPVAYLTGHREFWSREFLVGPEVLIPRPDTELLVELSLDLLPTDRACRVIDLGTGSGILTITLAVERPLAHVVGVDVSYAALETAQRNAGRLQVANVSFAVSNWFADIAESDFDLVVSNPPYIAADDPHLRQGDVRFEPANALVSAENGLKDIRLIAEQARSRLKPHGQLLLEHGYNQAAEVRAILAALGYRHVATHHDLANNPRVTRGVWNP from the coding sequence ATGCTTGACGGCGATCGCGTCCGGCCGGAAACCATCGCCGAGTTGCTGGCTTCCGCAGTAGCGGCATTGGCCGACAGCTCCGAAACCGCGCAACTCGATGCCGAAGTCCTGCTCTGCCATTGCCTGGATAAACCGCGGGCGTTTCTGCGCGCCTGGCCGGAGCGCAGTCCGGATGCCGAGCAGGCCTCGGAATTCCGCCGCTTGCTCGAGCAGCGCCGGCAAGGTGTTCCGGTGGCCTATTTGACCGGCCACCGAGAATTCTGGTCGCGCGAGTTTCTGGTCGGTCCGGAGGTGCTGATTCCACGCCCGGATACCGAGCTGCTGGTCGAACTTAGCCTCGACTTGCTGCCGACCGATCGCGCTTGCCGAGTCATCGATCTGGGCACAGGCTCCGGGATATTGACCATCACCCTCGCCGTCGAGCGCCCGCTGGCGCATGTAGTCGGTGTGGATGTCAGCTATGCGGCACTGGAGACGGCCCAACGCAATGCCGGACGGCTACAGGTGGCTAACGTTAGTTTCGCCGTTTCGAATTGGTTTGCGGACATAGCCGAATCCGATTTTGACCTGGTGGTGAGCAACCCACCCTACATCGCGGCGGACGACCCGCATCTGCGGCAAGGCGATGTTCGCTTCGAACCGGCCAACGCTTTGGTCAGCGCCGAAAACGGCCTGAAAGATATCCGCCTGATCGCCGAGCAGGCTCGCAGTCGTTTGAAACCGCATGGTCAACTATTGCTCGAACACGGTTACAATCAAGCGGCCGAGGTCCGGGCCATCTTAGCGGCGCTCGGTTACCGGCACGTCGCCACGCACCACGATTTAGCAAATAATCCTCGCGTTACCAGAGGGGTATGGAATCCATGA